In a genomic window of Salegentibacter salegens:
- the argS gene encoding arginine--tRNA ligase: MKLQSTLATHVKDAVKKTYGVEIDNLEFQPTRKDFEGDITLVTFPMLKALKTNPVKLGEEIGTYLTENVAEVSGFNVVKGFLNIVLSDAYFLDFFSEMKDRENFGILPAAEDAKGIMVEYSSPNTNKPLHLGHIRNILLGFSVAEILNAAGNKAYKTQIINDRGIHICKSMLAWERFGNGETPESTGLKGDKLVGNYYVKFDQEYKKEISELMETKGISEQAAKAEAPILVEAKQMLLKWEAGDPEVVALWEKMNQWVYDGFEKTYDALGVDFDKNYYESDTYLLGKDVVNQGLEKGVFYKKEDGSVWIDLTDEGLDEKIVLRSDGTAVYMTQDIGTAIQRVKDFDINGMVYTVGNEQDYHFKVLFLILKKLGFDWADYLYHLSYGMVDLPSGKMKSREGTVVDADDLIAEMTETARNISEELGKLDGYTEVEKEELYRMIGLGALKYYILKVDPKKRILFNPEESVDFQGNTGPFIQYTYARIQSIIRKADFDFKKPVEDGYEFHEKERSLIKQLQLYPETIQLAAENHSPALIANYTYELVKEFNSFYQNVTILGTEDITEKTLRVQLANSVGNVIKSSFGLLGIQVPERM, from the coding sequence ATGAAACTCCAAAGTACCCTCGCTACCCACGTAAAAGATGCTGTTAAAAAGACCTATGGTGTTGAAATTGATAACTTAGAATTTCAGCCTACGCGTAAGGATTTTGAAGGCGATATTACTTTGGTGACTTTCCCAATGCTGAAGGCTCTTAAAACAAATCCCGTAAAACTTGGAGAAGAGATTGGAACTTATTTAACTGAAAATGTTGCTGAAGTTTCCGGATTTAATGTGGTGAAAGGCTTTTTGAACATTGTTTTAAGCGATGCCTATTTTCTCGATTTTTTCAGTGAAATGAAAGACAGAGAAAATTTTGGGATACTTCCCGCTGCGGAAGATGCTAAAGGGATTATGGTTGAATATTCTTCGCCAAATACCAATAAACCTTTGCACTTAGGGCATATTAGAAATATTCTTTTAGGCTTTTCCGTTGCAGAAATTTTAAATGCTGCCGGAAATAAAGCCTATAAAACCCAGATTATTAACGATCGGGGAATTCATATTTGTAAATCTATGCTCGCCTGGGAGCGCTTCGGAAACGGAGAAACTCCAGAGTCTACCGGGTTGAAAGGCGATAAACTGGTGGGGAATTACTACGTAAAATTTGACCAGGAATACAAAAAGGAAATTTCCGAATTAATGGAAACCAAAGGAATTTCTGAACAAGCCGCGAAAGCTGAAGCTCCAATTTTAGTTGAAGCCAAGCAAATGTTGCTAAAATGGGAAGCCGGCGATCCAGAAGTGGTTGCGCTTTGGGAGAAAATGAATCAATGGGTTTATGATGGTTTTGAGAAAACCTACGATGCTTTAGGCGTAGATTTCGATAAAAATTATTACGAAAGTGATACTTATCTTTTAGGAAAAGATGTAGTGAACCAGGGACTTGAAAAAGGCGTTTTTTATAAAAAAGAAGATGGTAGTGTTTGGATAGATCTTACCGATGAAGGTCTGGATGAAAAAATCGTTTTACGAAGCGATGGTACCGCGGTATATATGACCCAGGATATTGGTACCGCCATCCAACGGGTAAAGGATTTCGATATTAACGGGATGGTTTACACCGTAGGGAACGAACAGGATTACCACTTTAAAGTTCTATTTTTAATTCTGAAAAAACTCGGATTTGACTGGGCAGATTACCTGTATCATTTAAGTTACGGAATGGTAGATTTGCCTAGCGGAAAAATGAAAAGTAGGGAAGGAACCGTTGTAGATGCCGATGATCTTATCGCTGAAATGACCGAAACTGCCCGAAATATTTCTGAAGAATTAGGGAAATTAGACGGTTATACCGAAGTTGAAAAAGAAGAGCTCTACCGGATGATCGGGTTGGGAGCTTTGAAATATTATATTTTAAAAGTAGATCCTAAAAAACGAATCTTATTTAATCCGGAAGAATCGGTAGATTTCCAGGGGAACACCGGTCCGTTTATTCAATATACTTACGCGAGAATTCAATCTATAATTAGGAAAGCCGATTTCGATTTTAAGAAACCGGTTGAAGATGGTTATGAATTTCACGAAAAAGAACGTTCGTTAATCAAGCAGCTTCAGCTATATCCTGAAACAATTCAGTTGGCGGCCGAAAATCATAGTCCGGCGCTTATTGCTAATTACACTTACGAGCTGGTAAAAGAATTCAATTCATTTTATCAAAATGTAACAATCCTGGGAACCGAAGATATTACCGAAAAAACATTAAGAGTGCAATTGGCCAATAGTGTGGGGAATGTTATAAAATCTTCCTTCGGCTTATTGGGAATCCAGGTGCCTGAAAGAATGTAG
- the ffh gene encoding signal recognition particle protein produces MFDSLSDKLDNALHVLKGHGQITEVNVAETLKEVRRALVDADVNYKIAKDFTNIVKEKALGQDVLTALKPGQMMVKLVKDELTQLMGGEAEGINLSGDPSIILMSGLQGSGKTTFSGKLANFLKTKKSKKPLLVACDVYRPAAINQLHVVGDQVGVEVFSDEGNQDPVAISKAAIAHAKQNGHNVVIIDTAGRLAVDEAMMAEISNIHEAIQPHETLFVVDSMTGQDAVNTAKTFNERLNFDGVILTKLDGDTRGGAAISIKSVVNKPIKFIGTGEKMDALDVFYPDRMADRILGMGDVVSLVERAQEQYDEEEARKLQKKIAKNQFGFDDFLKQLQQIKKMGSMKDLMGMIPGAGKMLKDVDIDDDAFKGIEAIIHSMTPEERSNPKVINSSRKKRISKGSGTTVQEVNQLLKQFNQMGKMMKMMQGGGGQKMMQMMKGMK; encoded by the coding sequence ATGTTTGATAGTTTAAGTGATAAGTTAGATAATGCCTTACACGTTTTAAAAGGGCACGGCCAGATTACCGAGGTAAACGTTGCCGAAACTTTAAAGGAAGTGAGACGTGCTTTGGTGGATGCCGATGTGAACTATAAAATAGCCAAAGACTTTACCAATATTGTAAAGGAAAAGGCATTGGGACAGGACGTTTTGACCGCCCTGAAACCAGGCCAGATGATGGTGAAATTGGTGAAAGATGAACTTACCCAGTTAATGGGTGGAGAAGCCGAAGGAATTAACCTTTCCGGCGACCCTTCTATTATTCTTATGTCTGGATTGCAGGGTAGTGGTAAAACTACTTTTTCCGGAAAACTTGCTAATTTTCTAAAAACAAAGAAGTCTAAAAAACCACTTTTGGTTGCTTGTGATGTTTATCGTCCTGCGGCGATCAACCAGTTGCACGTAGTTGGTGACCAGGTTGGTGTTGAGGTGTTTTCAGATGAAGGCAACCAGGATCCGGTGGCTATTTCCAAAGCTGCCATTGCCCACGCCAAACAAAACGGACATAATGTAGTGATTATAGATACCGCCGGTCGTTTAGCTGTAGATGAGGCGATGATGGCCGAAATTTCAAATATCCACGAAGCTATCCAACCGCACGAGACTTTATTCGTGGTAGATTCTATGACGGGTCAGGATGCGGTGAATACAGCAAAGACCTTTAATGAAAGATTGAATTTTGACGGAGTAATCCTTACAAAATTAGATGGTGATACTCGTGGTGGTGCGGCTATTTCTATTAAATCTGTAGTTAACAAGCCTATTAAATTTATTGGTACCGGGGAGAAAATGGACGCGTTAGATGTGTTCTATCCAGACCGTATGGCCGATAGGATTCTTGGGATGGGAGATGTTGTTTCACTTGTAGAACGTGCCCAGGAACAATATGATGAAGAAGAAGCAAGAAAACTTCAGAAGAAAATTGCCAAGAACCAGTTTGGTTTTGACGATTTCCTCAAGCAATTACAGCAGATAAAAAAGATGGGGTCTATGAAAGACCTTATGGGAATGATTCCGGGAGCGGGGAAAATGCTGAAAGATGTAGATATTGATGATGATGCCTTTAAAGGAATTGAAGCAATAATCCACTCGATGACTCCCGAAGAACGAAGCAATCCAAAAGTTATAAATTCAAGCCGTAAGAAACGAATTAGTAAAGGTTCAGGAACTACAGTTCAGGAAGTGAACCAATTGTTAAAGCAATTCAACCAGATGGGTAAAATGATGAAGATGATGCAAGGTGGCGGTGGCCAGAAGATGATGCAGATGATGAAGGGAATGAAGTAG
- a CDS encoding four helix bundle protein has translation MDFKSLRAYEIGFELAMGIFEVSRGFPKEETYSLTDQIRRSSRSVCVNVAEAYRKRRYEKHFISKLTDSDAENAETQSWLEFAFACKYIDLDTKDKLIKKSHEVGKLLNFMINNPGRFGVGVN, from the coding sequence ATGGATTTTAAGTCGCTACGCGCTTATGAGATTGGCTTTGAACTTGCTATGGGGATATTCGAAGTTTCCAGGGGATTTCCCAAAGAGGAAACTTATTCACTTACCGATCAAATAAGAAGAAGTTCAAGATCGGTTTGTGTAAATGTTGCTGAAGCTTATAGAAAGAGAAGATACGAGAAGCATTTTATAAGTAAATTAACTGATAGTGATGCTGAGAACGCCGAAACTCAAAGCTGGTTAGAGTTTGCTTTTGCTTGTAAGTACATAGATTTAGATACAAAAGATAAATTGATTAAGAAAAGTCACGAAGTAGGAAAGCTTCTGAACTTTATGATTAATAATCCCGGGAGATTTGGAGTGGGTGTAAATTAA
- a CDS encoding bifunctional 5,10-methylenetetrahydrofolate dehydrogenase/5,10-methenyltetrahydrofolate cyclohydrolase, with protein sequence MNILDGKKTSNDIKDEIAAEVEKIKNRGEKVPHLAAIIVGNDGASLTYVNAKVKSCKRVGFESSLYRLPNTVSELELLDKIEELNQNNDIDGFIVQLPLPPQIDTQKVLNAVDPDKDVDGFHPTNFGKMALDMTSFIPATPFGILELLERYDIPTKGKHTVVIGRSYIVGRPMSILMGRSGFPGNSTVTLTHEFTKNITQITSQADIIIIAVGIPDFLKAEMIKDDAVIIDVGITRVPNDEAEKGYVIKGDVDFENVSKRASYITPVPGGVGPMTVSMLLKNTLLATERHKKRVKENSKTRTA encoded by the coding sequence ATGAATATTTTAGACGGAAAAAAAACCAGCAACGATATTAAAGATGAGATTGCTGCTGAAGTTGAAAAAATTAAAAATAGAGGTGAGAAAGTACCTCATTTGGCTGCGATAATTGTTGGTAACGACGGCGCTAGCTTAACCTACGTAAATGCAAAAGTAAAATCCTGTAAACGTGTAGGTTTCGAATCTTCTTTGTATAGATTGCCCAATACGGTAAGTGAACTGGAACTTCTGGACAAGATTGAAGAACTAAACCAGAATAACGATATAGACGGATTTATTGTTCAGTTGCCTTTACCACCACAAATTGATACTCAAAAAGTTTTAAATGCTGTAGATCCAGATAAAGATGTAGATGGATTTCATCCTACTAATTTTGGAAAAATGGCGTTGGATATGACGTCTTTTATTCCGGCGACGCCGTTTGGGATTCTAGAATTATTGGAGCGTTATGATATTCCTACTAAAGGAAAACATACCGTGGTAATTGGGAGAAGTTATATCGTAGGAAGGCCAATGAGTATTTTGATGGGAAGAAGTGGTTTCCCGGGGAACTCAACCGTAACCCTGACTCACGAATTCACTAAAAACATTACACAAATAACCTCCCAGGCCGATATCATCATTATCGCGGTTGGAATTCCAGATTTTCTTAAAGCAGAGATGATTAAAGATGATGCAGTAATTATCGACGTTGGAATTACCAGGGTGCCTAATGATGAAGCCGAAAAAGGCTATGTGATTAAAGGTGATGTTGATTTTGAAAATGTAAGCAAACGAGCATCATACATTACGCCTGTTCCGGGTGGAGTAGGGCCAATGACGGTTTCTATGTTGCTCAAAAATACATTGCTAGCAACGGAACGCCATAAAAAAAGAGTAAAAGAAAATAGCAAAACCAGAACTGCTTAA
- a CDS encoding YkvA family protein: MNMFSKKKEEIDEKYLKKGATQVKDGDIDIAMNNQKEIDDKINNSGALRKYTELGKVMFGMLKDYRKGVYTNVPWFSIAAVAFVLLYVLNPLDIVPDFLPGIGYVDDFALLTVTLRFIETDLHKYLDWKLEED; the protein is encoded by the coding sequence ATGAATATGTTTAGTAAAAAGAAAGAAGAAATTGATGAGAAATACCTTAAAAAAGGAGCTACTCAGGTTAAAGATGGTGATATTGATATTGCCATGAATAATCAAAAAGAAATTGATGACAAGATTAATAATTCAGGTGCCTTAAGAAAATATACTGAACTGGGTAAAGTGATGTTTGGTATGTTAAAAGACTACCGAAAGGGCGTTTATACCAATGTACCCTGGTTTTCTATAGCAGCAGTTGCATTTGTATTGCTATATGTATTGAACCCATTAGATATTGTTCCCGATTTTCTTCCCGGAATTGGTTATGTAGATGATTTTGCCCTGCTCACAGTAACTTTAAGGTTTATTGAAACTGATCTACATAAATATTTAGACTGGAAATTAGAAGAAGATTAA
- a CDS encoding AI-2E family transporter has product MDRLKPALVRQIFVLMLILFLTVLIFKEIIPYLSGVLGAITLYVLLRNWMKKLLARGWKPPVAAALLMAGSFVGILVPIILIVIMLTSKISKAVANSERVIRAVKEQLNEAETYIGYSVSESIDTSSVANWMSGNLQSLAGGTFDAFIAIGIMYFMLYYMLVKRDSMKSSLISYIPLGNDNLEIIAKESDQLVKSNALGIPLVAIFQGIIALIGYLIFGVPDPFFWFVITAIGSMIPFIGTAIGILPVVILLIAQGDNWQAIAMLIYGFVVVGSTDNIIRLYILDRLAAVHPLITLFGVIVGVQLFGFIGLIFGPLLISLFLLILKIYKKEYGNAHDRL; this is encoded by the coding sequence ATGGATAGATTAAAACCGGCACTGGTACGGCAGATTTTCGTACTAATGCTCATTCTCTTTTTAACGGTTTTAATTTTTAAAGAAATTATCCCATACCTCTCGGGGGTTTTAGGGGCAATTACTTTATATGTTCTTTTGCGTAATTGGATGAAAAAATTACTGGCCAGGGGCTGGAAACCTCCGGTAGCAGCAGCGCTTTTAATGGCAGGATCTTTTGTAGGCATCCTGGTGCCCATTATTCTAATTGTAATTATGCTTACTTCAAAAATAAGTAAAGCAGTTGCAAATTCTGAACGTGTAATTAGAGCCGTAAAAGAGCAGCTCAATGAAGCCGAAACGTATATAGGCTATAGCGTGAGTGAATCTATAGACACTTCTTCGGTTGCAAACTGGATGTCTGGAAACCTGCAAAGCCTGGCAGGCGGCACGTTTGACGCTTTTATAGCTATTGGTATTATGTATTTTATGCTTTACTATATGCTGGTAAAAAGAGATTCTATGAAATCGTCTCTTATCTCCTATATCCCGCTGGGAAATGACAACCTGGAGATAATAGCAAAAGAGAGTGATCAACTTGTAAAATCTAATGCATTGGGTATTCCGCTGGTCGCAATTTTTCAGGGAATAATAGCACTTATTGGGTATTTAATTTTTGGTGTGCCAGATCCTTTCTTTTGGTTTGTAATAACCGCTATAGGATCTATGATACCTTTTATTGGAACAGCCATAGGGATTCTCCCAGTAGTGATACTCCTAATTGCCCAGGGCGATAACTGGCAGGCCATTGCCATGTTAATCTACGGGTTTGTGGTTGTTGGCTCTACAGATAATATTATTAGACTTTATATTTTAGATAGACTTGCAGCAGTTCACCCACTTATCACCCTTTTTGGTGTAATTGTAGGGGTTCAGCTTTTCGGGTTTATAGGATTAATTTTTGGGCCTTTGCTTATTTCGCTGTTTTTATTAATACTGAAAATTTATAAAAAGGAATACGGTAATGCCCACGACCGACTTTAA
- a CDS encoding VOC family protein yields the protein MKVQPFHLAIPVSDLQKARKFYKEILGCGEGRSSDHWVDFNFFGHQLVIHYKPANETEKAHSNPVDGKDVPVPHFGVVLEWEVFQEFANLLRSKNIEFEIEPYIRFEGQVGEQATMFFKDPSGNALEFKAFKNKEQLFAK from the coding sequence ATGAAGGTACAGCCATTTCATTTAGCCATACCGGTTTCAGATTTACAAAAAGCCAGAAAATTTTATAAAGAAATCCTGGGTTGTGGCGAAGGCCGCAGCAGCGATCACTGGGTAGATTTTAATTTTTTTGGTCACCAATTGGTAATTCATTATAAACCGGCTAACGAAACCGAAAAAGCGCACAGCAACCCTGTAGATGGCAAAGATGTGCCCGTACCTCATTTTGGAGTAGTTCTAGAATGGGAAGTATTCCAGGAATTTGCTAATTTATTAAGATCAAAAAATATTGAGTTTGAAATAGAACCTTACATCCGTTTTGAGGGTCAGGTAGGCGAGCAGGCCACCATGTTTTTTAAAGACCCCAGCGGAAACGCATTAGAATTTAAAGCTTTTAAAAATAAAGAACAGCTATTTGCAAAATAA
- the rluF gene encoding 23S rRNA pseudouridine(2604) synthase RluF has protein sequence MSEQKLTRINKYLSEIGYCSRRAADKLIDQGRVTINGVVPEMGTKIGPDDVVKVDGKAVSEAEKKEPNVYLAFNKPVGIVCTTDTRVEKDNIIDYINYPKRIFPIGRLDKPSEGLIFLTNDGDIVNKILRARNNHEKEYIVSVNKPITPDFIRRMGNGVPILGTTTKKCEVEKLGRNDFRIVLTQGLNRQIRRMCEFLGFEVAALKRIRIMNVSLDVPVGTYRDLTQEELATINRMLDESSKTEEASRLKNSEKKATGSRGNKS, from the coding sequence ATGTCTGAACAGAAGCTTACCCGAATAAACAAATACCTAAGTGAAATTGGTTATTGTTCCCGCCGTGCCGCCGACAAACTCATAGATCAGGGCCGGGTGACCATTAACGGAGTCGTACCTGAGATGGGCACTAAAATTGGCCCCGATGATGTGGTAAAAGTTGACGGAAAAGCAGTTTCTGAAGCAGAAAAAAAAGAACCTAATGTTTATCTCGCTTTCAACAAACCGGTAGGCATTGTTTGTACTACTGATACCCGCGTGGAAAAGGATAACATTATTGATTACATAAATTATCCAAAACGGATTTTTCCTATTGGCCGGCTCGACAAACCCAGCGAAGGACTTATTTTTCTTACCAACGATGGCGATATTGTTAATAAGATCTTACGCGCCAGGAACAACCACGAGAAGGAATATATAGTTTCCGTTAATAAACCCATCACTCCAGATTTTATTCGCAGAATGGGTAATGGCGTTCCTATTCTAGGGACTACCACTAAAAAATGCGAAGTGGAGAAATTGGGAAGAAACGATTTTAGAATTGTGCTAACCCAGGGACTAAACCGTCAAATTCGTAGAATGTGCGAATTTTTAGGTTTTGAAGTTGCCGCGCTAAAACGGATTAGAATCATGAATGTGAGCCTGGATGTTCCCGTAGGCACATACCGCGACCTTACTCAAGAAGAGCTCGCAACCATTAACAGGATGCTAGATGAATCTAGCAAAACAGAAGAAGCTTCCAGATTAAAAAATTCAGAAAAAAAAGCCACGGGATCCCGTGGAAATAAATCTTAA